The DNA region AGTAAGCCCACCTACTCCAGAATCCATCACACCGATAGGTGCATTGCGCATCAGCATCCCTATCCCTCCTGCCTATGTACCCTATACATACGCTCCATCTATGTAAATTACTCAAACACAAAATACACCTATCATGTTACAAACCCATAAGTGCATTTCATCATGGTTACAATTAAACTAAAGATATCCACTACGAACCACTATTCTGGACTTAAGCGCTGTTGCAAAATCGTTAGTGCATTTAAAATGAGCATCTGTTCGCTTACTTGCAGTTGGCCTAATATAACAGCAAGATAATTTCGACGTTCTTGCAAAACTCGATCAATCAGTGCCAATCCAGGGTCTAGCACTCGTACACGGACCACACGTTTATCTTGATCATCACGCATACGCTCTACAAATCCTCTACGCTCAATACGATCAACCAAATCTGTAGTTGTACTATAGGCTAACCCGAGTTTTGCACTCAATTCACCAATCGTAATATGTTTATATTCATCAACCCATATAAGAGCATCAAATTGAGCTGGAGACATATCAAAATCACCAAGAATAGCCCTACCCTGTTTACGAATAGTAGAGGAAACATTGCGTAGCAATGTCTCTATCTTAACGACATCATCATTCATCACATTCAACGACACGGTCTAACCCCCGTAATTTAACTAATTTCATTGTACACGTTGTTAAAACACCGTCAACTAAGAACATAGACAACTGATCATCTCATGCAATAAAAATGCTGAATTTGCACCCAAAAATTGCTCGTGATATACTGTATTCATCACTATCGTTGTTACTTTATGAATAAAGGATGATGTTTTCGTGTGCCAAGAGCGTGTTCTCATGGTGAGTGAAGGTTGATTAGGGTTTTTATGCCCATTTTTACCTTTAACCACTGATGGTGACGCGGATGGCGTGAAACGTGACGTTTTCGACATGTTGTAGTACACCATCAGACCATGACTGAAAGGGTTTGATGATGTTGAGTATTTTAGAGATCTCCGATTTATCCCACGGTTTTGGTGACCGAACTCTATTTCGCAATGTACAAGTTCAACTTTCTCCTCGAGAGCACGTTGCATTGATCGGAAGAAACGGTGTTGGAAAATCAACTTTTCTTCAGATTATTGCTGATTTCATTTCTCATGACGCAGGCTATGTAAAATTTCAAAACAATATTCAATATGGTTATCTCACGCAACATGCTGACCTTTCGCAGTTTGCTACCATTGGTGATGCGCTCCGACATGCATTTGCACCTATTTTTGCAAAAGAAGAGTTGCTACAAACGATTGCAGAAAAACTTGGAACTGTAGCCGATCAAGAGCTAGAACGATTACTAGAACGCTATGCGAACTTACAAGAAGAACTTGAGCGTGATGGGATCTATGAGCTTGGTTCACGTGTGGATTCAGTAGCTTCTGGTTTAGGCTTACTTGAGCTCGGACTCGATCGCCCCGTCGCAAATCTCAGTGGTGGACAACGCACAAAAGTGTTGCTAGGCCAGTTGCTTTTACAACAGCCAGATGTTCTGCTCCTTGATGAACCTACTAACTTTCTTGATGCAGAACATGTCATTTGGTTAAAAGACTACCTACAAAATTATCCCCAAGCATTTATCGTTATCTCTCACGAAGCTGATTTTCTAGAAGAAGTGGGAAACGTTATTTGGTCTATTGAAAATGCACAACTCATTCGCTATAACGGTAAATATTCAGCTTATTTAGCGTATGCACAAGAACGAAATGCACAACAAGTTCAGGCGTTCACAAGACAACAACAAGAAATTAAACGTACAGAAGAATTTATCGATAAAAACATCGCCCGCGCTTCGACAACAAAGCGTGCACAAAGTCGGCGTAAAGCGCTAGAAAAGCTCGACCGCATTGAAATTCCGCCAACAACTCCACCGCCATCATTCCCGTTTGTGGAGGCACCATCATCTGCTAAAATTTCGATCGATGCAAAAGGATTGCAGATCGGCTATTCACATGCGCTTCTACCTCCACTCGACATTATCATTGAGCAAGGGAGTAAGATTGCACTTGTGGGTTATAACGGGATTGGTAAATCAACTCTTTTGCGAACATTAGTTGGAGAGCTGCCTGCATTTGATGGGAAACTGCAACGTGATGAAAAACTTCAAATTGGTTACTTTGCCCAGGAAAATTATCAACACGATCAAATGACTGCGCTGGAAAGAGTATGGCAACATGTTCCTAGTTGGCCACAGCAGGATGTTCGTAAAGCGCTGGCTCGATCCGGGTTAAAGCAAGAGCATATCACCCAACAGATTCGCTCACTAAGTGGCGGTGAACAGGCGAAGATACGGCTTTGTATTTTAACACTGCATCAATACAATGCATTAGTTCTCGATGAACCTACCAATCACTTAGACAACGCTTCGCGCAATGCCCTACAGGCTGCGCTAAAAAAATTTCGTGGGACTGTCATCCTTGTATCACATGAACCTATTTTTTATCAATCCATCGTGGATTCCACAGTTGACCTAGAATCCCTCTTTACTCGTGGAGTTGCGGATCGAATTATCGCACATGGTGCAAAGTCTCGTCGTTAATTCATGGAAGACAGGCAAATATAGACCCACAGATCGAGAAAAGAAGACCGCCTAGGTATCTAGGCGGTCTTCTTTTCCATGATAAACTCTGTAAAGCAAAGCGTTGACGACATCATGGATACAGGGACTACGCAACAGATGAACGGAATGTCATAATCCATGCTGATCCTGCAACGATGGTAATCGCCACGAAGAAAGCAAATAACAAGGTCATCACATGCGTACGCGATCCATGATTTTCAGTTACGTGCATAAACATCAGTAACTGCACTAAAAGTTGCATGATCGCTAGTACAACAATCGTTACAATATCCACCGTTACTGGCAAAGCTGAAGATAACACTAACCCAAGAGCTGCAAAGGTGAGAATCAGTGACAAGACATAGCCAATGATATGTTTCCAAGGAAACTTATCGTGATGCGCTGGTTGACCTGGCGTAATCGAAGTGCCATTTACTGCGTTGACATCAGAGTGTGTTGTCATCCTAACTCACCTTTCCTGAGAGATAGACTACTGTGAAGATAAAGATCCAAATGGCATCAAGAAAGTGCCAGTAAATACTGACCACAAATGCTTTTCGAGCAGTAACAGCCGTAATACCATAGCGAATTAATTGAATGAGGATCGAAATCATCCAAAATATACCAATCGTAACGTGCGTACCATGTGTTCCTACGAGTATGAAAAAGGACGATAGAAAGGCGCTCCTAGTAATATTTGCACCTTCACCAACATACTTTGCAAACTCGCTAATTTCCATGCCAACAAACCCCATACCTAAGAGGATTGTGACGATCCACCAGCCGATCATTGGTTGAAGACGACTGCGATGCATCTCAAAAATCGCAAGCCCACATGTAAAGCTACTAGTCAATAGTAATAAGGTTTCTGTGACAAAACCCGGTACGTCAAAGAGTTGTTCTGCTGTAGGTCCACCATACGTATTGTTGTGCAATACCACATAGGTTGCAAACAAACACGAAAACAACACAATGTCAGCTGCGATAAAAACCCAAAACCCTAAGATCTTTAATTGTCCATCTTCTGTTGAATACTCAAGCGGCACGGACGGATCGACCGGCGCATGATGTGCATCCATTTGGTATGCCATGACTACGACCTCCCCCCGCCTGACTCAGTGTGTTCAATCTCTTCCACACTGATGTAGTGATCTGTATTGGTTTCAAATGACCTAGAGAACATGAAGAAGAATACTGCTAAGAGACCTAATCCAGCCACTAACCACCACTCAAAAACAAATCCAAAAAACGAGATGAAAAATGCAACTGCCATTAAAAATGGCCGCCCAGAGTTATTAGGCATGTGAATAGGCGTATATGGTTTCGCTTTTAACGTATACTTCGCCTTATCTTTGCCATACTTGCGATCCCAGAACGCATCGCGCCCATAGATCATTGGAATATGTGCAAAATTATACTCTGGTGCAGGTGATGTCGTCGCCCATTCCAGCGCACGTCCATCCCATGCATCACCTGTCAAGTCACGTTCGCCATTTTTGATACTCCAGATGATGTTGACCATCATAAACATCATGGCAAATCCTTGACCAAAAGCACCTACAGTTTCTAGCATATTGAGATGACTCCACCCAAGACCTGGTGGATACGTGTACATGCGCCGCGTCATCCCCATTAACCCAAGCAAATACATTGGAAGGAAGGTTAAATTAAAGCTAATCATAAACAACCAGAAATGCCATTTGCCAAGCGTTTCATTTAATTTCATGCCGAACATTTTGGGCCACCAGTAATACAACCCAGAGAACACTCCAAAAACAGTTCCACCAACTAGCATATAGTGAAAGTGAGCAATCAAAAAGTAACTATTATGATACTGATAATCTGCAGGAGCAACAGCTAGCATCACACCTGTCATACCACCGATCACAAATGTCGGAATAAAAGCCAGTGACCAAAGCATTGCCGTATTGAATCTGACTTTACCTTTGTACATCGTGAAAATCCAGTTAAATATTTTAACGCCAGTGGGGATAGCAATCAACATCGTTGACACTCCAAAAAACGAGTTGACCGTTGCGCCGGCACCCATTGTAAAAAAGTGATGAACCCAGACAAGAAAACTAAGAAAAGCAATCGCAATCAATGATCCCACCATGGCCGAATACCCAAATAACTTCTTACCTGAGAACGTCCCAATCACCTCAGATAAGATACCAAAGGCCGGCAAGATAACAATATACACCTCCGGGTGACCCCAAATCCAAAAGAGGTTAACCCACATCATCGGCATTCCACCGTGTGTCATTGAAAAAATGTGTGATCCAAACAAACGATCAAAAGAGAGAAGCGAAAGTGCTACTGTAAGCACAGGGAAAGCAAAAATAATGAGGATGGAGGTAATCAGCGTAGACCATACAAACATTGGCATCCTCATCAGCGTCATTCCAGGTGCTCGCATTTTAATGATGGTCACTAAGAAATTAATACCGCTAGCTAGTGTACCTAATCCTGCTAGGTTTAACCCGAATAAATAGTAGTTTTCACCGGGCCCTGGTGAAAATGTCGGTCCTGCAAGCGGTGCATAACTAGTCCAACCCGCATCAGGTGAACCACCGATAACAAAAGATAAATTAAATAACAGTGCGCCAAAAAAGAATGTCCATAAACTAATCGCGTTTAAATAAGGAAACGCAACATCGCGTGCACCAATTTGCAATGGCATAGCAACGTTGATTAAACCAATCAACATAGGCATTGCCATAAATAAAATCATAATCGTTCCATGCGTGGTAAAGACCTCATCATAATGTTGTGCCCCAAGAAAATGATTATTTGGCACAGCCAACTGAGTCCGCATCATCAGACCATCCATGCCGCCGCGAAAAAACATGGCAAATGCAGCTAAGATATACATAATCCCGATCTTTTTATGGTCAACCGTAGTCAACCATTCGCGCCATAGCCATTTCCATTTTTTAAAGTAAGTCAAAACACCTACAATGCTTATGCTTGCAAGAATAATCAACACATCAGCAATGTAAATATCTATACCTGACACGAAAAGGTGATTAAAATAATGTGGAAGCATCGTTCTCCCCCTTTACAATCGTAGTACAAAACAAAAAGAGTAGAAGAAATTAATTATGGCAATGACCTTCATCTAGTGACGTTATCTCAAATACCTCTTACATGCCCATCTGCGTATTTTGATTTTGTGCAACTGATGCAGCAGGATAAGAAGAAAATGTCATAATAGGAGATAAACCTTGGTGTTTCACAAGATACGTAGCTTCATTCATTGTTAATGCAGGATACTTCGACTTAACTGTTGAAACCCACTGATTAAACTGCGTTTGCGTTTTGGAGTACACATTAAACTGCATATGTGCAAATCCTTTTCCGGAGAAGTTTGCTCCGCGGCCAAGGTATACACCTGGTTTATCTGCCTCTAGCCAAAGGCCAAGATCGGCACCAGGCATCGTAAACTCCATACCGCCGAGCTCAGGAACCCAAAACGTATTCATTGGGCCTACAGAAGTCAACATAAATTTCACAGGAACACCAGCAGGTATGACTAGATAGTTCACAGTTTCAATGTGCTGAGCAGGATACTGAAATATCCATTTCCAATCTGCACTCGTTACATCTACTTCTATCGGATCATGTGCCGAAGCCGGCGGATCTTTTAGTGCGTAAGTTGTCTGCACCGTAGGGATCGCAAGCGCAATAACAATCAAAACAGGAATAACTGTCCAGGTTACTTCGAGTTTGGTATTTCCTTCGATATTAGGATCGTAAGTTTTCTCAATCCCTGGTCGCGATGCTCTGTATTTAATTAGCATGTAGGCAAATAATCCAAACACTACTATGCCCACAAAGGCCATTAATACAAAAGACCAAACGATCAAGTTAAACTCCTTTTGCGCTACTGGACCTTCCGGATGAAGTACAGCTATCTGCGATCCACAACCAGAAAGCATAAGCATGGAGACTGCTGATAACGCGGCGAATGTTAATCCACGTCGTTTCTTTGGTGACAGCATGCTTCTCACTCATCTCCTCTCTTCAATTTTGTCAACAGTGCCTGCGTGCTTACATGGTTGCACAACATCAAATCGCGTTTATACCCGTTCCAAGTAAGAATGAAAACGTATTTCATAACCGTTCATTTATGCAACCGACATAGAAGCGTTCAAGCATCATATCAACGATTTGATGTTAGCACTCTTTGGGCTAGTCCCGCATTATGCTAATAGGCAAAATTGACATAATGTCATAGTTTCATCACGACTTCCATAAAAAAAGTCATATATTATTTGATTTTAAAAGAAGGAATTCTAGAATACACTCTATTTTTGTATAAATTATAAAAATAGTAAATACAAATAGAGCCTTTTATCTAACATTAAGCGTAACGCCTAACATTAGATAAAAGGCTCTACCATCTCGTAAATCACCCTTTTACTGACCTAATACATGCAACACATTTTTTAATGTTTCTCCAGGTGGGAAGATGACAAACAGCATGAGGTACACAGCAAGTCCAGTCGCTGCAGTAATAAACCAAAAAATAGCAGTCCAAGGCCCTACCTTACGATGAATCCGAAATCTTCTCTTAAATGCCAACCGCAACACCCAAACGCCCATGATCGCAGCAACAGTCGCAAGAAAAACATGAATTTTCAAAAACAGAGTATATGCGGGAACATAGCTAGCTGGACCACCAAATTCCGTATCGCCAACTACAAATGTCCCCACTGCATAACTCACAAAAAATAACGCTCCCAATATACTTCCAGCTACCATGAATCGACGATGAATTCGCACGCGGTTTCTGCGAATCATCACCCATCCAACAGCAATACATAGGGCGCTAAGAATCATTGTACTTTCATTAAATAGTGCCCATCCTGCAGCCACAGACACCCTCCTCATGGTATAACTTAGCCTTAATACTCCTTTTGTCCACTTTATCATAGTACATGTAATCAACATTTTCCTCAATGATATGTATAAAATCCTGCTTTTTCACACTCCACTTATCCAATGTTCATTTAATTGTGCGATATGACAACACATTCAATTGGGTTTCGCTCATCTTGTCGCTTATTGTCTTTTCAAAACGAATTTTACTATTCCCTAGGCAATCTTTATTTTTATAAAAAAATTCCCCTATCGCAATGGACGACAGGGGGTGGCGAACTAAATTTGCAATTCGCCCATTCTGACCAACTCCACAACAGCTTGTGAACGGCCTTTGACGTTCAGTTTTTTCATGACATTAGAGATACAGTCACTCGTGTAAGCAAAACGATCGTTCTCTTTCGCAAAGTAGCAAGTAGCCAAGCCATCTCTTCATACATTTTATAATAGACCGCTCCGTGTACATCACTTCAATGGAGGCTATTGTATGTACAAAAAGGTGACAGAAGAGCAGTGGATCAAGATCGACAACCAACATGTTGCCAACAGGCAATCGGTTACTTTTTATTGTCCTAAACATGGTCAATCGAAGGAAAACGTCTATAATCAGCTCATTGCACTATGTATGGAATCATTACATCGTCAGTTGCCATCATCATGAAACGTTGACAAGCGAGGTAACTTGTATGGATCGAGCAGCCATCTATGTGCGTGTGAGTACTGATTATGCATCTCAAAAAGATAGTCCAGATCATCAGTTAGCTGCATGTAAGGAATATGCAGCTTCTATTGGTCTATCTACTTCACCAGCACACGTATACAATGATGCTGGATTGAGTGGTACAGAGATTACGATGCGAAACGAAGTGAGTCGCATGATGCACGATGCGCGAAACGGGGAATTTGAAGCGGTATTATTTACTGCGATCAGTCGTTTTAGTCGGGATATGTCTGATGCGTTTAATATGAAGAAAAAATTAGAATCTGTATACGGTGTGCGCTTAATTTCTATCGAAGAAGGATATGATAGCGCTATTGAAGGACGAAACAATGAAATGGTTTTCACCGTTCATGCGATGTTAGCCGCTCATAAGTCCAAAGAAATGTCAGTAGCCATTTTGCGTGGTCTTCGTCAATCCGCTAAAAAAGGGAGGCATATTGGTAATGTGACACCCTACGGATATCGCAAAGGATTGGATCAAAAATTGGAACAAGAACCATATGAAGCAAATATAATACGAGACATTTTTCGCTTATATCTATCAGGTGAAAGTGCGAGGTCTATCGCTCACATATTAAATGAACAGCATATCCCTACAGCATCCAAGCGACGATCAGGAAAAGATACTTTATGGCAAGCATCTACCATTACGTCTATCTTACACAATGAAGTTTATGTAGGAACGATTGTGGCACACCGATATA from Sulfoacidibacillus ferrooxidans includes:
- a CDS encoding MarR family winged helix-turn-helix transcriptional regulator, with the translated sequence MSLNVMNDDVVKIETLLRNVSSTIRKQGRAILGDFDMSPAQFDALIWVDEYKHITIGELSAKLGLAYSTTTDLVDRIERRGFVERMRDDQDKRVVRVRVLDPGLALIDRVLQERRNYLAVILGQLQVSEQMLILNALTILQQRLSPE
- a CDS encoding ABC-F family ATP-binding cassette domain-containing protein encodes the protein MSILEISDLSHGFGDRTLFRNVQVQLSPREHVALIGRNGVGKSTFLQIIADFISHDAGYVKFQNNIQYGYLTQHADLSQFATIGDALRHAFAPIFAKEELLQTIAEKLGTVADQELERLLERYANLQEELERDGIYELGSRVDSVASGLGLLELGLDRPVANLSGGQRTKVLLGQLLLQQPDVLLLDEPTNFLDAEHVIWLKDYLQNYPQAFIVISHEADFLEEVGNVIWSIENAQLIRYNGKYSAYLAYAQERNAQQVQAFTRQQQEIKRTEEFIDKNIARASTTKRAQSRRKALEKLDRIEIPPTTPPPSFPFVEAPSSAKISIDAKGLQIGYSHALLPPLDIIIEQGSKIALVGYNGIGKSTLLRTLVGELPAFDGKLQRDEKLQIGYFAQENYQHDQMTALERVWQHVPSWPQQDVRKALARSGLKQEHITQQIRSLSGGEQAKIRLCILTLHQYNALVLDEPTNHLDNASRNALQAALKKFRGTVILVSHEPIFYQSIVDSTVDLESLFTRGVADRIIAHGAKSRR
- the qoxD gene encoding cytochrome aa3 quinol oxidase subunit IV produces the protein MTTHSDVNAVNGTSITPGQPAHHDKFPWKHIIGYVLSLILTFAALGLVLSSALPVTVDIVTIVVLAIMQLLVQLLMFMHVTENHGSRTHVMTLLFAFFVAITIVAGSAWIMTFRSSVA
- the qoxC gene encoding cytochrome aa3 quinol oxidase subunit III; the encoded protein is MAYQMDAHHAPVDPSVPLEYSTEDGQLKILGFWVFIAADIVLFSCLFATYVVLHNNTYGGPTAEQLFDVPGFVTETLLLLTSSFTCGLAIFEMHRSRLQPMIGWWIVTILLGMGFVGMEISEFAKYVGEGANITRSAFLSSFFILVGTHGTHVTIGIFWMISILIQLIRYGITAVTARKAFVVSIYWHFLDAIWIFIFTVVYLSGKVS
- the qoxB gene encoding cytochrome aa3 quinol oxidase subunit I — encoded protein: MLPHYFNHLFVSGIDIYIADVLIILASISIVGVLTYFKKWKWLWREWLTTVDHKKIGIMYILAAFAMFFRGGMDGLMMRTQLAVPNNHFLGAQHYDEVFTTHGTIMILFMAMPMLIGLINVAMPLQIGARDVAFPYLNAISLWTFFFGALLFNLSFVIGGSPDAGWTSYAPLAGPTFSPGPGENYYLFGLNLAGLGTLASGINFLVTIIKMRAPGMTLMRMPMFVWSTLITSILIIFAFPVLTVALSLLSFDRLFGSHIFSMTHGGMPMMWVNLFWIWGHPEVYIVILPAFGILSEVIGTFSGKKLFGYSAMVGSLIAIAFLSFLVWVHHFFTMGAGATVNSFFGVSTMLIAIPTGVKIFNWIFTMYKGKVRFNTAMLWSLAFIPTFVIGGMTGVMLAVAPADYQYHNSYFLIAHFHYMLVGGTVFGVFSGLYYWWPKMFGMKLNETLGKWHFWLFMISFNLTFLPMYLLGLMGMTRRMYTYPPGLGWSHLNMLETVGAFGQGFAMMFMMVNIIWSIKNGERDLTGDAWDGRALEWATTSPAPEYNFAHIPMIYGRDAFWDRKYGKDKAKYTLKAKPYTPIHMPNNSGRPFLMAVAFFISFFGFVFEWWLVAGLGLLAVFFFMFSRSFETNTDHYISVEEIEHTESGGGRS
- the qoxA gene encoding cytochrome aa3 quinol oxidase subunit II, with protein sequence MLSPKKRRGLTFAALSAVSMLMLSGCGSQIAVLHPEGPVAQKEFNLIVWSFVLMAFVGIVVFGLFAYMLIKYRASRPGIEKTYDPNIEGNTKLEVTWTVIPVLIVIALAIPTVQTTYALKDPPASAHDPIEVDVTSADWKWIFQYPAQHIETVNYLVIPAGVPVKFMLTSVGPMNTFWVPELGGMEFTMPGADLGLWLEADKPGVYLGRGANFSGKGFAHMQFNVYSKTQTQFNQWVSTVKSKYPALTMNEATYLVKHQGLSPIMTFSSYPAASVAQNQNTQMGM
- a CDS encoding DUF420 domain-containing protein, whose product is MAAGWALFNESTMILSALCIAVGWVMIRRNRVRIHRRFMVAGSILGALFFVSYAVGTFVVGDTEFGGPASYVPAYTLFLKIHVFLATVAAIMGVWVLRLAFKRRFRIHRKVGPWTAIFWFITAATGLAVYLMLFVIFPPGETLKNVLHVLGQ